A single region of the Jaculus jaculus isolate mJacJac1 chromosome 15, mJacJac1.mat.Y.cur, whole genome shotgun sequence genome encodes:
- the LOC123455051 gene encoding vomeronasal type-2 receptor 116-like, whose protein sequence is MSLPIRRFQHVLALIFALEDINHNSQLLHNVSLQLHSISKICKSFSVFVDDNELSNFMKDSPNYMCEQKACQIALTGPSWVGSARLAPLMQLYVRPQISYGPFHPTLSDREKFPYLYQVAPKDTNLPLAMVSLMLHFSWTWVELFISDDDVGFQFLSNLRVEMQRYGICLAYVNMIPTNVDIPLTFFIYMRYPIFTSSANAVVIYGNINPIMEMSFRKWECLGAWRIWVTTSQWDIFPCEGNFIPYSLRWSFTFVHHHGEISRLKTFIQTMNFSKYTENFYSVKTRWVEFNCSLYKSYYETLNNYSYNPLLEWFSRHSFGMGMDEEFYNIYNAVYAVAHALHEMILQQVDSQRIGNDFMKYGSCTQVHAFLKNVLFINPIGGVVNMSPKGQVSDEYDLLNIWNFPHGIDLKVKIGQFSPHFPHGQQLYLSEDTAQWATGSRQILPSVCSVPCHPGFKKYHQEGQAACCFNCYRCPKNEISNETDMEQCVKCPDDQYANVQQTHCLQKSENYLSYEDPLGMTLACLSLGFSVLTVLVLGVFWKHQDTPIVKANNRTLSYILLISLNFCFLCSLFFIGRPNTVTCILQQITFGVLFTVAVSTVLAKTVTVVLAFKVTTPGRRMRGLLVSGAPNFIIPTCTLVQITLCAVWLATSPPFIDTDAHSEYEHIIIVCNKGSVTAFYCVLGYLGSVAIVSFTVAFLARSLPDTFNEAKFLTFSMLVFCSVWVTFLPVYQSSQGKFMVAVEVFSIMASSAGLLGCIFVPKCYIILLRRDRISLHKVTYKISY, encoded by the exons ATTGCCAATCAGAAGGTTCCAGCATGTGCTGGCATTGATTTTTGCCTTGGAAGATATTAATCATAACTCCCAGCTACTACACAATGTGTCATTGCAATTGCATTCCATTTCTAAGATTTGTAAGAGTTTTTCAGTTTTTGTTGATGATAATGAATTGTCAAATTTCATGAAGGATTCTCCAAACTATATGTGTGAGCAGAAAGCATGTCAGATAGCACTTACAGGACCCTCTTGGGTAGGATCAGCCAGACTAGCACCACTCATGCAGCTCTATGTAAGGCCACAG ATTTCCTATGGACCATTTCATCCTACACTAAGTGACCGGGAGAAGTTTCCTTATCTTTATCAGGTGGCCCCCAAGGATACAAACCTGCCCCTTGCCATGGTCTCCTTGATGCTTCATTTCAGCTGGACATGGGTGGAGCTGTTCATCTCAGATGATGACGTAGGCTTTCAATTCCTCTCTAACTTGAGAGTAGAAATGCAAAGATATGGCATCTGTCTAGCATATGTGAATATGATCCCTACGAACGTAGATATACCATtgacattttttatatatatgcGTTATCCAATCTTCACATCATCGGCAAATGCTGTTGTCATTTATGGTAACATTAACCCTATTATGGAAATGAGCTTTAGAAAATGGGAATGTTTAGGAGCATGGAGAATCTGGGTCACCACCTCACAGTGGGATATCTTTCCATGTGAAGGAAACTTCATCCCTTACTCATTACGTTGGTCTTTCACTTTTGTACACCACCATGGAGAGATTTCTCGTTTAAAAACTTTTATCCAGACAATGAACTTTTCCAAATATACAGAAAACTTTTATTCTGTAAAAACAAGATGGGTGGAATTTAATTGTTCTCTCTACAAATCATACTATGAAACACTGAACAACTATTCTTACAATCCTTTACTGGAGTGGTTTTCAAGGCACAGCTTTGGCATGGGCATGGATGAAGAGTTTTACAACATCTACAATGCTGTGTATGCTGTGGCCCATGCACTCCATGAAATGATTCTTCAACAAGTAGATTCTCAGAGGATAGGAAATGATTTTATGAAATATGGTTCATGCACTCAG GTACATGCTTTTCTGAAGAATGTTCTCTTTATTAACCCTATTGGAGGTGTAGTGAATATGAGCCCAAAAGGACAAGTAAGTGATGAGTATGATCTTCTCAACATTTGGAATTTCCCCCACGGTATTGATCTGAAGGTGAAAATAGGACAGTTTTCCCCACATTTTCCACATGGTCAGCAGTTGTATTTATCTGAAGACACGGCACAGTGGGCCACAGGAAGTAGACAG ATCCTGCCTTCAGTGTGCAGTGTGCCGTGCCATCCTGGGTTCAAGAAATACCACCAAGAGGGACAAGCAGCCTGCTGCTTCAATTGCTATCGGTGCCCAAAAAATGAGATTTCCAATGAGACAG ACATGGAGCAGTGTGTGAAGTGTCCAGATGATCAATATGCCAATGTACAGCAAACCCACTGCCTGCAGAAATCTGAGAACTACTTGTCTTATGAAGACCCCTTGGGGATGACTCTTGCCTGCCTGTCACTAGGCTTCTCTGTACTCACAGTTCTTGTTCTTGGGGTGTTTTGGAAGCACCAAGACACTCCCATCGTGAAAGCCAATAACCGCACCCTCAGCTACATCCTGCTCATCTCCCTCAACTTCTGTTTTCTCTGCTCCTTGTTCTTCATTGGACGTCCCAACACTGTTACCTGCATCCTGCAGCAGATCACATTTGGAGTTCTCTTCACTGTGGCTGTTTCCACTGTCTTGGCCAAAACAGTTACTGTGGTCCTGGCCTTCAAGGTCACCACTCCAGGAAGAAGGATGAGGGGGCTGTTGGTATCAGGGGCACCTAACTTCATCATTCCCACCTGCACCCTGGTCCAAATTACTCTCTGTGCAGTGTGGCTAGCAACGTCTCCTCCCTTTATTGACACAGATGCACACTCTGAATATGAACATATCATCATCGTCTGCAACAAGGGCTCAGTCACTGCCTTCTACTGCGTCCTGGGATACCTGGGATCTGTAGCCATAGTGAGCTTCACAGTGGCTTTCTTGGCCAGGAGCTTGCCTGACACCTTCAATGAAGCCAAGTtcctgaccttcagcatgctagtgttctgcagtgtgtgggtcaccttcctccctgtctaccaaagcagccaagggaaATTCATGGTGGCTGTGGAAGTCTTTTCAATCATGGCTTCCAGTGCTGGGTTATTGGGTTGCATCTTTGTCCCCAAGTGCTACATTATTTTGCTACGACGAGATAGAATTTCTCTTCACAAAGTCACATATAAAATCAGTTATTGA